The following are encoded together in the Terriglobia bacterium genome:
- a CDS encoding inositol monophosphatase, producing MSEIAREAGALLMTHFRRRIGFEYKGDVDLVTEADRSSEALITDRIRARWPRHDLIGEEGARVETGSDYRWYIDPLDGTTNFAHAFPVFCVSLALEHKGKRVAGVIYDPTRDELFAAEKGSGAYLNQRRMHVSKVNNMAECLCGTGFPSHKRHKNPNIHFYHQITLRTHGVRRAGSAALDLASVASGRLDAFWEFNLNPWDTAAGALLVEEAGGAITDMTGGPWRLDSRETLATNSLVHADFVRIMEDILAGRGLEELPSPAEYAAARKPE from the coding sequence ATGAGCGAGATCGCACGGGAGGCGGGCGCGTTGCTGATGACCCACTTCCGGCGGCGCATCGGCTTCGAGTACAAGGGCGATGTCGACCTGGTCACCGAGGCCGACCGGAGCAGCGAGGCTCTGATCACCGATCGCATTCGCGCCCGCTGGCCGCGCCACGACCTGATCGGCGAAGAAGGCGCGCGCGTCGAGACCGGCAGCGACTACCGCTGGTACATCGATCCGCTGGACGGCACCACGAATTTTGCCCACGCCTTCCCGGTGTTCTGCGTTTCGCTCGCGCTGGAACACAAGGGCAAGCGCGTGGCGGGTGTCATCTACGATCCCACCCGCGATGAACTGTTCGCGGCGGAGAAGGGAAGCGGCGCTTACCTGAACCAGCGCCGCATGCACGTTTCCAAGGTCAACAACATGGCCGAATGCCTGTGCGGCACCGGCTTTCCCAGCCACAAGCGCCACAAGAATCCCAACATCCACTTCTATCACCAGATCACGCTCCGGACGCACGGCGTGCGGCGGGCGGGATCGGCGGCGCTGGACCTGGCGTCGGTGGCGAGCGGACGCCTGGACGCATTCTGGGAATTCAACCTCAACCCGTGGGACACCGCGGCGGGCGCCCTGCTGGTGGAAGAAGCCGGCGGCGCCATTACCGACATGACCGGCGGCCCGTGGCGCCTCGACAGCCGCGAAACCCTGGCCACCAACAGCCTGGTGCACGCCGACTTCGTCAGGATTATGGAAGACATTCTTGCCGGACGCGGGCTGGAAGAATTGCCCAGCCCGGCGGAGTACGCCGCCGCGCGCAAGCCGGAATAG
- a CDS encoding RNA chaperone Hfq, which translates to MAFRTPGNSNPLKKAKTPPPEETFEEAAYLKALGEKQKPVQVKLRDGEVVRGWIEYYDKNMIRLTREDAPNLFIFKHEIMYIAEDGGPQKRVKAPEGR; encoded by the coding sequence ATGGCATTTCGCACTCCGGGCAACTCGAATCCGCTGAAAAAGGCGAAGACGCCGCCGCCGGAGGAGACCTTTGAAGAGGCGGCTTACCTGAAAGCGCTGGGCGAGAAGCAGAAGCCGGTGCAGGTGAAGCTCCGCGATGGGGAAGTGGTGCGGGGCTGGATCGAGTATTACGACAAGAACATGATCCGGCTGACCCGCGAGGACGCGCCGAATCTGTTTATCTTCAAGCACGAGATCATGTATATCGCCGAGGACGGCGGGCCGCAGAAACGGGTGAAAGCGCCTGAGGGGCGTTAG
- a CDS encoding VWA domain-containing protein: MKLVRLPAVALLLALTLLTPFAVGAEDPQKDTQEPAISVDVKLVNVFVTVNDASGAPARTLTKDNFALFEDGVPQAISVFSRESQLPLSIVMAVDASLSTKKDLKLELLSARKFAHEIMRPQDALALYQFSETVEELVPFTSDLKRIDAGIERVHVRSATAMYDAIYLGAEALYKRPGRKVMVIITDGGDTMSSTSYQEALRAAQQSEATVYSMIVVPIEASAGRDLGGEHALIQLSHDTGGKYYYADTLPRLEQAFQQISEELRAQYLLAYYPVRRIAESDFRKIKVELKGPATEGLKARHRTGYFTSKFK, encoded by the coding sequence ATGAAGCTTGTGCGCTTGCCGGCTGTCGCGCTGCTGCTCGCGCTCACGCTGCTGACACCGTTCGCCGTGGGCGCGGAAGATCCGCAGAAGGACACGCAGGAACCGGCGATCAGCGTTGACGTCAAGCTGGTCAACGTGTTCGTTACCGTCAACGACGCCAGCGGCGCACCCGCCCGCACCCTGACCAAGGATAATTTCGCGCTCTTCGAAGACGGCGTGCCGCAGGCGATTTCCGTGTTCAGCCGCGAGTCGCAATTGCCGCTTTCCATCGTGATGGCGGTGGATGCCAGCCTGAGCACGAAAAAAGACTTGAAGCTGGAGCTGCTATCGGCGCGCAAGTTCGCGCACGAAATCATGCGCCCGCAGGATGCGCTGGCGCTGTACCAGTTCAGCGAAACGGTGGAAGAACTGGTGCCGTTCACTTCCGACTTGAAGCGGATTGATGCCGGCATCGAGCGGGTCCACGTGCGTTCGGCGACGGCGATGTACGACGCGATTTATCTTGGCGCTGAGGCGCTGTACAAGCGGCCGGGACGCAAGGTCATGGTGATCATCACCGACGGTGGAGACACCATGAGCAGCACTTCGTACCAGGAGGCGCTGCGGGCGGCGCAGCAGTCGGAGGCGACGGTCTATTCGATGATCGTGGTGCCCATCGAGGCCAGCGCCGGACGCGACCTGGGCGGTGAGCACGCGCTTATCCAACTCTCCCACGATACCGGCGGGAAATATTATTACGCCGACACGCTGCCGCGGCTGGAGCAGGCGTTCCAGCAAATCAGCGAAGAGCTGCGGGCGCAGTATCTGCTCGCCTACTACCCCGTGCGCCGGATCGCCGAAAGCGATTTCCGCAAGATCAAAGTCGAGCTGAAAGGCCCGGCCACCGAGGGCCTGAAAGCGCGGCATCGGACGGGATACTTCACGTCGAAATTCAAGTAG
- a CDS encoding molybdenum cofactor biosynthesis protein MoaE — protein sequence MQVRVLFFGILKDIAGKASDEVSLPEGATVRDLLSHYAQDAKLKGMLGSIAVALNQEYAARTAGLHEQDEVGLLPPVSGGADSTQPATQSRVQLSSERIDTAGLAERMKRAEDGAVVVFEGIVRDNSRGRRTLYLDYEAYEEMARKQLEELAAQALSKFKVREVAVAHRLGRLQIGETSVAIVVSSAHRAAAFDACRWMIDTLKQTVPIWKKEHFEDGAVWADGEPFPPEVRRA from the coding sequence ATGCAGGTTCGCGTACTGTTCTTCGGAATCTTGAAAGACATTGCCGGCAAGGCCAGCGACGAGGTGTCGCTGCCGGAGGGCGCCACGGTCCGCGATCTGCTCTCGCATTACGCGCAAGACGCGAAACTCAAGGGCATGCTGGGCTCGATTGCGGTGGCTTTGAACCAGGAGTACGCGGCGCGGACGGCGGGCCTGCACGAGCAGGACGAGGTGGGCTTGCTGCCGCCGGTCAGCGGCGGGGCGGACAGCACGCAACCCGCAACCCAATCGCGGGTTCAACTCAGCAGCGAGCGCATTGACACCGCCGGGCTCGCCGAGCGCATGAAGCGCGCCGAAGATGGCGCGGTGGTGGTGTTCGAAGGCATCGTGCGCGACAACAGCCGCGGCCGGCGCACGCTGTACCTCGACTATGAAGCCTACGAAGAGATGGCGCGGAAGCAGCTCGAGGAGTTGGCGGCGCAGGCGCTCTCGAAATTCAAGGTGCGGGAGGTTGCCGTCGCGCACCGGCTGGGCAGGCTGCAGATCGGAGAGACCAGCGTGGCCATCGTGGTCAGCTCGGCGCATCGCGCGGCGGCCTTCGACGCATGCCGGTGGATGATTGACACGCTGAAGCAGACGGTGCCCATCTGGAAGAAAGAACACTTCGAAGACGGCGCGGTCTGGGCCGACGGCGAGCCGTTCCCGCCGGAAGTACGAAGGGCTTAA
- a CDS encoding sel1 repeat family protein has protein sequence MNGIRGSGVNRNDRETIEFFRRSAELGYAPAQVALGYMYDTGFRVAKEPRQAAEWYKKAAQQGDSLAPWLLGRVIYLGAVPPLDVNDAIIWLQRAADANNPFAQHLLGLIKLEKNDYAKAAELFRTASQYGLPQAQYELGKLLLKGPGTIKQDKFEAYVLLLMAGDANYAQYPDLQSLETELGRARAQEAKTTARQRERESSRTVIAHGCTGWDGEFDRISSPPPLDVQQFCR, from the coding sequence ATGAATGGGATTCGAGGCAGCGGGGTCAATCGCAACGACCGGGAAACCATCGAATTCTTCCGCCGCTCCGCAGAACTGGGGTATGCCCCGGCGCAGGTTGCGCTGGGATACATGTACGACACAGGCTTCAGGGTCGCGAAGGAGCCGAGGCAGGCGGCGGAGTGGTACAAGAAAGCCGCCCAGCAGGGAGATTCGCTGGCGCCGTGGCTGCTGGGCCGCGTCATCTATCTGGGAGCGGTTCCTCCGCTCGACGTTAACGACGCCATCATCTGGCTGCAGCGCGCCGCGGACGCCAATAATCCATTCGCGCAACATCTGCTCGGCCTTATCAAGCTGGAGAAAAACGATTACGCGAAAGCGGCAGAGTTGTTCCGAACAGCGTCCCAGTATGGCCTTCCGCAAGCGCAATACGAACTCGGCAAACTGCTGCTCAAGGGCCCGGGAACGATCAAGCAGGATAAGTTCGAGGCTTACGTGTTGCTGTTGATGGCCGGCGACGCGAACTACGCGCAGTATCCCGATCTGCAGTCGCTGGAGACTGAACTGGGCCGGGCGCGCGCCCAGGAGGCCAAGACGACAGCCCGCCAACGCGAGCGGGAATCTTCCCGCACCGTCATCGCCCACGGCTGCACCGGATGGGATGGCGAGTTTGACCGCATCTCCAGTCCACCGCCACTCGACGTTCAGCAGTTCTGTCGCTGA
- the lon gene encoding endopeptidase La has protein sequence MANETRNLERHGTPGEGAPGNTNLPVLPVRDTVLFPHAVLPLTVGRESSVQLINSLGEDKTIIVVAQREARVDSPQPVDLYAIGTLAVVHKVVKMPNQSLFVFAEGLDRVHLKEYTQLAPFMRASVETIPEIPAKTGSELEAMQRNVMTLFQQIVAGSPTLSDELSTVAMNIEEPGRLVDFIASSLPTLSTRDKQEILETADVRSRLDKINQHLAKELEVMQLRNKIQSEVQDRVQQTQREFYLREQMKAIQKELGESDETTRDSEDLKQKIEQAGMPDEVKKEALKELGRLSRMSPMAADYSVTRNYIEWLAVLPWNKSSGGEVDILKAKEILDTDHYDLQKVKDRILDHLSVRRLKPSMKGPILCFVGPPGVGKTSLGKSIARALGRKFVRLSLGGVHDEAEIRGHRRTYIGALPGQIIQGIRRAETNDPVFMLDEVDKLGRDFRGDPASALLETLDPEQNNTFRDNFLDVPFDLSKVLFITTANQLDPVPDPLRDRMEIIELQGYTEDEKVHIAVRYLIQRQTDENGITPEQIEFPEETIRHIIRHYTREAGVRNLERNIGTICRKKARRIAEGKHDKLVVTTPVVREFLGGEKIRVEGEIAERTKRPGVAVGLAWTPTGGDILFVEANKMKGKAGFTMTGQLGQVMQESMQAALTWVRSNASKLGISEDWFKDHDIHIHVPAGAIPKDGPSAGVTMATALVSLLTDRPGRPLTAMTGEITLSGNVLPIGGIKEKFLAAKRAGVQTVIIPADNKTNVEEDLTPEQLQNVDVRYVSTIDQVLEVALPASKAEEKQDAVTRAEVLSGAAVPVA, from the coding sequence ATGGCTAATGAAACGCGCAACTTAGAGCGCCACGGAACTCCCGGCGAAGGGGCGCCAGGCAACACGAATCTGCCCGTGCTGCCGGTAAGGGACACGGTGCTATTCCCGCACGCGGTCCTGCCGTTGACGGTCGGCCGGGAAAGCTCGGTGCAACTGATCAACTCGCTGGGCGAGGACAAGACGATCATCGTGGTCGCGCAGCGCGAGGCGAGGGTCGATTCGCCGCAACCGGTGGACCTGTACGCCATCGGCACACTGGCGGTGGTGCACAAGGTCGTCAAAATGCCCAACCAGAGCCTGTTTGTTTTTGCCGAGGGCCTGGATCGGGTGCATTTGAAAGAATACACGCAACTGGCGCCGTTCATGCGCGCCTCGGTGGAAACCATCCCGGAGATTCCGGCCAAGACCGGGTCGGAACTGGAAGCGATGCAGCGCAACGTGATGACGCTGTTCCAGCAGATCGTGGCCGGGTCGCCGACGCTTTCCGACGAATTGTCCACGGTGGCGATGAACATCGAGGAACCGGGGCGGCTGGTGGATTTCATAGCCAGCTCGCTGCCCACGCTGTCGACGCGCGACAAGCAGGAAATCCTGGAGACCGCCGACGTGCGCTCGCGGCTGGACAAGATCAACCAGCACCTGGCCAAGGAGCTGGAGGTCATGCAGCTGCGCAACAAGATCCAGAGCGAAGTGCAGGACCGGGTGCAGCAGACGCAGCGCGAGTTTTATTTGCGCGAGCAGATGAAGGCGATCCAGAAAGAACTGGGCGAGAGCGACGAAACCACGCGCGACTCGGAAGATCTGAAACAGAAAATCGAGCAGGCCGGCATGCCGGATGAGGTCAAGAAGGAAGCCCTGAAGGAATTGGGGCGGCTTTCGCGGATGTCGCCCATGGCGGCCGACTACAGCGTGACCCGCAACTACATCGAGTGGCTGGCGGTGCTGCCGTGGAACAAGTCTTCGGGCGGGGAAGTGGACATTCTGAAGGCAAAGGAAATCCTGGACACCGATCACTACGACCTGCAGAAGGTGAAAGACCGCATTCTGGATCACCTCTCGGTGCGGCGGCTGAAGCCGAGCATGAAGGGGCCGATCCTGTGCTTTGTCGGACCGCCGGGCGTGGGCAAGACCTCGCTGGGCAAGAGCATCGCGCGGGCGTTGGGACGCAAGTTCGTGCGCCTGTCGCTGGGCGGCGTGCACGACGAGGCGGAAATCCGCGGCCACCGGCGCACCTACATCGGCGCGCTGCCGGGGCAGATCATCCAGGGAATCCGCCGGGCAGAGACCAACGACCCGGTCTTCATGCTGGATGAGGTGGACAAGCTGGGACGCGACTTCCGCGGCGATCCGGCCTCGGCGCTGCTGGAGACGCTGGATCCCGAGCAGAACAACACCTTCCGCGATAACTTCCTGGACGTGCCCTTCGACTTGTCGAAGGTGCTGTTCATCACCACCGCGAACCAGCTCGATCCGGTGCCCGATCCGCTGCGCGACCGCATGGAGATCATCGAACTCCAGGGTTACACCGAAGACGAAAAGGTCCACATCGCGGTGCGCTATCTGATCCAGCGGCAGACGGATGAGAACGGCATCACGCCGGAGCAGATCGAATTTCCGGAAGAAACGATCCGGCACATCATCCGGCACTACACGCGCGAAGCCGGCGTGCGCAACCTGGAGCGGAACATCGGCACCATCTGCCGCAAGAAGGCGCGGCGCATCGCCGAAGGCAAGCACGACAAGCTGGTGGTGACGACGCCGGTGGTGCGCGAGTTCCTGGGCGGAGAAAAAATCCGCGTGGAAGGCGAAATCGCCGAGCGCACCAAGCGTCCCGGCGTGGCGGTGGGACTGGCATGGACGCCGACCGGCGGCGACATCCTGTTCGTCGAAGCCAACAAGATGAAGGGCAAAGCCGGATTCACCATGACCGGACAGCTCGGCCAGGTGATGCAGGAGTCGATGCAGGCGGCGCTGACCTGGGTACGGTCGAACGCCAGCAAGCTGGGCATCAGCGAAGACTGGTTCAAGGACCACGACATCCATATCCACGTGCCGGCGGGCGCGATTCCGAAGGACGGGCCGTCGGCGGGTGTCACCATGGCAACCGCGCTGGTCTCGCTGCTCACCGACCGCCCGGGGCGGCCGCTGACGGCCATGACCGGCGAGATCACGCTGAGCGGAAACGTGCTGCCGATTGGCGGCATCAAGGAGAAATTCCTGGCCGCCAAGCGCGCCGGCGTGCAAACCGTGATCATCCCGGCGGACAACAAGACCAACGTCGAGGAAGACCTGACGCCGGAGCAGTTGCAGAACGTGGACGTGAGGTACGTCAGCACGATTGACCAGGTGCTCGAGGTCGCCCTGCCGGCCAGCAAGGCGGAAGAGAAGCAGGACGCGGTCACGCGCGCCGAGGTGCTGAGCGGCGCCGCCGTGCCGGTGGCGTAA
- a CDS encoding DUF1579 domain-containing protein: MRQRIVSCLVGLMAVMVANIVLAQAPPPMPKAGPEQQRLHYFVGNWKSEGEMKASPFGPAGKFSSMDEAHMLGDFFLVTNSKGTGPMGAMTEVATMGYDVKQKAYTYDAFNSMGEHERSTGHVSGKTWTWTSDEDMGGKVVKAKFVLNEVSPTSYTFKLDTSSDNGKTWANMFEGKSTKVK, from the coding sequence ATGCGACAGAGAATAGTGTCATGCTTAGTCGGTCTGATGGCAGTGATGGTGGCGAACATCGTGCTGGCGCAGGCGCCGCCGCCGATGCCGAAGGCAGGTCCGGAGCAGCAGCGCCTGCATTATTTCGTTGGCAATTGGAAGAGTGAGGGCGAGATGAAAGCCTCGCCTTTCGGGCCGGCCGGGAAGTTCAGCAGCATGGATGAGGCCCACATGCTGGGCGACTTCTTCCTGGTCACGAACTCGAAAGGCACCGGCCCGATGGGGGCGATGACCGAGGTGGCGACCATGGGCTACGACGTTAAGCAGAAGGCCTACACCTACGACGCGTTCAACAGCATGGGAGAGCACGAGCGGTCGACGGGCCACGTGTCGGGCAAGACCTGGACGTGGACGTCCGATGAGGACATGGGCGGCAAAGTCGTCAAGGCGAAATTCGTTCTGAACGAAGTATCTCCAACCTCGTACACCTTCAAGCTCGACACGTCCAGCGACAATGGCAAGACCTGGGCGAACATGTTTGAGGGGAAGTCGACCAAGGTGAAGTGA
- the metH gene encoding methionine synthase — translation MSDFLKAVRERVVIYDGAMGTSIQARNPSVDDYWGKEGCNELLVLSRPDIIRDIHAGYYRAGCDVVETNTFGATRIVLGEYQLEDKVGEINRAAAQLAREVAAEFSNGRKRYVAGSIGPTTKLPSLGHISYDDMTAVYLEQVLALIEGGVDILLVETCQDLLQAKAALAAVFDGMRQAGKRLPVQVQVTLEATGTMLLGTEIGAALTSLEPFDVDAIGLNCATGPKEMNDAVRYLGINSPKEISVLPNAGLPQNVGGHAVYALKPEELAEYHKLFITEYGVRIVGGCCGTTAEHLKKVVEVCSHLQPAKRDVKPTAAAASAYSMVPLDLDPKPLIVAEEMNATTRVATFRNLLQQGKYDDILAVAKKLAAEGSHMLDLCCAIVGEDEKKYISSVLEKVATRVPAPILVDSTEADVVEEALKRIPGKAIINSINLEDGEKRTSKVLPMAKRYGAAVIALTIDEEGMALTADKKVAIAKRICKLATEKYGMRAVDLIFDALTLPISTGQEEYRSAGMETLNAVKRIKEELPEVKTILGVSNISFGLATYPRRVLNSVFMHEAVNYGLDMAIVNYSKIYPLYKIPEAEVEIARKLIYQDRSQGDPLQAYMAFFAGREKTVEEVVHVESLSVEDKLKFSIVHGEKTIGEGASKQSLEQVLEDALKTYTPLDLINNVLLDGMRTVGDLFGARKMQLPSVLDSASVMKAAVAHLEPKMEKVAGREKGIMVLATVKGDVHDIGKNLVDIILSNNGYKVVNLGIKQPADTIIKAAQEHKADIIGLSGLLVKSTLEMKYVIQDLQQQGLKFPVVCGGAALTRKYVEDDLRREYADAVFYAGDAFDGLHVMDDLTQSAEKREARLAEGRVAKEFTKAAAATAEAEVSTARSTAVGPAPNLPRPPFWGARVKKDFDLREVFQYINETALFKNQWQLKTASQEEYLRVVEEKYRPILNGLEEEIIREGWFEPKVVWGYWPAQSEGNDVIVYEVDGRSSMVDGEKVDGRRSTVDGEEDVIRTVPVLEGVDVRGNARELLRFTFPRQREGRRLCIADFFAPKSSGEMDVIGLSLVTIGHKASELTQKLFHGGEYTRYLYLHGISVETAEALAELQHRLMRQELGIAGEDAPRISDLFHQKYRGSRFSFGYPACPHMEDQTKLFKLLRPEEAIGVKLTTGFMLDPEQSTSAIVVHHPGAKYFVA, via the coding sequence ATGTCTGACTTTCTAAAAGCCGTGCGGGAGCGTGTGGTCATCTATGACGGCGCGATGGGGACGTCCATCCAGGCGCGGAACCCGTCCGTGGATGACTACTGGGGCAAGGAAGGGTGCAATGAACTGCTGGTGCTGAGCCGGCCGGACATCATCCGCGACATCCATGCCGGTTATTACCGGGCCGGGTGCGACGTGGTGGAGACCAACACGTTTGGGGCGACGCGCATCGTGCTGGGCGAATACCAGCTCGAGGACAAGGTCGGGGAGATCAACCGGGCGGCGGCGCAACTGGCGCGCGAGGTGGCGGCGGAATTTTCCAACGGCCGGAAGCGGTACGTGGCGGGGTCCATCGGCCCGACCACCAAGCTGCCGTCGCTGGGGCATATATCGTACGACGATATGACGGCCGTGTACCTGGAGCAGGTGCTGGCGTTGATCGAAGGCGGCGTGGACATTCTGCTGGTGGAAACCTGTCAGGACCTGCTGCAGGCGAAAGCGGCGCTGGCGGCGGTGTTCGACGGCATGAGGCAGGCCGGCAAGCGCTTGCCGGTGCAGGTGCAGGTGACGCTGGAAGCCACCGGAACCATGCTGCTGGGTACGGAAATCGGGGCGGCGCTGACGTCGCTGGAACCCTTCGATGTGGACGCTATCGGGCTGAACTGCGCCACCGGGCCGAAGGAGATGAACGATGCCGTGCGCTACCTCGGCATCAACTCGCCCAAAGAAATTTCGGTGCTGCCCAACGCCGGGCTGCCGCAGAACGTGGGCGGGCACGCCGTGTATGCGCTCAAGCCGGAGGAACTGGCCGAGTATCACAAGCTGTTCATCACCGAGTACGGGGTGCGGATTGTCGGCGGGTGCTGCGGCACCACGGCGGAGCATTTGAAGAAGGTCGTGGAGGTGTGCTCCCACCTGCAACCGGCGAAACGGGACGTAAAGCCGACGGCGGCGGCCGCGAGCGCCTACTCCATGGTCCCGCTGGATCTGGATCCCAAGCCGCTGATCGTGGCGGAAGAGATGAACGCGACCACGCGCGTGGCGACCTTCCGCAACCTGCTGCAGCAGGGCAAGTACGACGACATTCTCGCGGTGGCGAAAAAATTGGCGGCCGAAGGCTCGCACATGCTCGACCTGTGCTGCGCCATCGTCGGCGAGGACGAGAAGAAGTACATCAGCAGCGTGCTGGAGAAGGTGGCGACGCGCGTCCCGGCGCCCATCCTGGTGGATTCCACCGAAGCCGACGTGGTGGAAGAGGCGCTGAAGCGCATTCCGGGCAAAGCGATCATCAACTCCATCAACCTGGAGGATGGCGAGAAGCGCACCTCGAAAGTGCTGCCCATGGCCAAGCGCTACGGCGCGGCGGTGATCGCGCTGACCATTGACGAAGAGGGCATGGCGCTCACCGCCGACAAGAAGGTCGCGATTGCCAAGCGCATTTGCAAGCTGGCAACGGAAAAATACGGCATGCGGGCCGTGGATTTGATTTTCGACGCGCTCACGCTGCCCATCTCGACCGGGCAGGAGGAGTACCGCAGCGCGGGCATGGAAACGCTGAACGCGGTCAAGCGGATCAAGGAAGAGTTGCCCGAGGTGAAAACCATCCTCGGCGTCAGCAACATTTCCTTCGGCTTGGCGACCTACCCGCGGCGGGTGCTGAACTCGGTGTTCATGCACGAGGCGGTGAATTACGGCCTCGACATGGCGATCGTGAATTACTCGAAAATTTATCCGCTGTACAAGATTCCCGAGGCCGAGGTGGAGATCGCGCGCAAGCTGATCTACCAGGACCGCTCGCAGGGCGATCCGCTGCAGGCGTACATGGCGTTCTTCGCCGGGCGCGAGAAGACGGTGGAGGAAGTGGTCCACGTCGAGTCGCTGTCGGTGGAGGACAAGCTGAAGTTCAGCATCGTGCACGGCGAGAAGACGATCGGCGAGGGCGCGAGCAAGCAGTCGCTGGAACAAGTCCTGGAGGACGCGCTCAAGACGTACACGCCGCTGGACCTGATCAACAACGTGCTGCTGGACGGAATGCGCACGGTGGGCGACCTGTTCGGGGCGCGCAAGATGCAATTGCCGTCGGTGCTGGATTCGGCGTCGGTGATGAAGGCGGCGGTGGCGCATCTCGAGCCGAAGATGGAGAAGGTTGCCGGTCGTGAGAAGGGCATCATGGTGCTGGCCACGGTGAAGGGCGACGTGCACGACATCGGCAAGAACCTGGTGGACATCATCCTGAGCAACAACGGCTACAAGGTGGTGAACCTGGGGATCAAGCAGCCGGCGGACACGATTATCAAAGCGGCGCAGGAACATAAGGCCGACATCATCGGGCTGAGCGGCCTGCTGGTGAAGTCCACCCTGGAGATGAAGTACGTCATCCAGGACTTGCAGCAGCAGGGGCTGAAGTTCCCCGTGGTGTGCGGGGGCGCGGCGCTGACGCGGAAGTACGTCGAAGATGATTTGCGGCGGGAGTACGCGGACGCGGTGTTCTACGCCGGGGATGCGTTCGATGGCCTGCACGTCATGGACGATCTGACGCAGTCGGCGGAGAAGCGCGAGGCGCGTCTGGCGGAAGGCCGCGTCGCGAAGGAATTCACCAAGGCGGCAGCGGCCACGGCGGAAGCGGAAGTTTCCACCGCGCGCAGCACGGCGGTCGGGCCGGCGCCGAACCTTCCACGTCCGCCGTTCTGGGGCGCGCGGGTGAAAAAAGATTTCGATCTGCGCGAGGTGTTTCAGTACATCAACGAGACGGCGCTGTTCAAGAACCAGTGGCAGTTAAAGACGGCGTCGCAGGAAGAATATTTGCGCGTGGTGGAGGAGAAATACCGGCCGATCTTGAATGGTCTCGAGGAAGAGATTATTCGCGAGGGATGGTTTGAGCCCAAGGTGGTGTGGGGGTACTGGCCGGCGCAGAGTGAGGGGAATGATGTCATCGTCTACGAGGTCGATGGTCGATCGTCGATGGTCGATGGCGAAAAAGTCGACGGTCGACGGTCGACGGTCGACGGCGAAGAAGACGTGATTCGGACAGTTCCTGTTCTGGAGGGCGTTGATGTCCGTGGGAACGCGCGCGAACTGCTGCGTTTCACGTTCCCGCGCCAGCGCGAAGGGCGGCGGCTGTGCATTGCCGATTTCTTCGCGCCGAAATCATCCGGGGAGATGGACGTGATCGGGCTGTCGCTGGTGACCATCGGGCACAAGGCGAGCGAGCTGACGCAGAAACTGTTTCACGGCGGCGAGTACACGCGGTATCTCTACCTGCATGGCATCAGCGTGGAAACGGCGGAGGCGCTGGCCGAGCTGCAACACCGGCTGATGCGCCAGGAGTTGGGAATCGCGGGCGAGGACGCGCCGCGAATCAGCGACCTGTTCCACCAGAAGTATCGCGGGTCGCGATTCTCGTTCGGCTATCCGGCGTGTCCTCATATGGAAGACCAGACCAAGCTGTTCAAGCTGCTGCGGCCGGAGGAGGCGATCGGGGTGAAGCTGACGACAGGATTCATGCTCGATCCCGAGCAGAGCACATCGGCGATCGTGGTGCATCATCCGGGGGCGAAGTATTTTGTGGCGTGA
- the nuoI gene encoding NADH-quinone oxidoreductase subunit NuoI, with protein sequence MAVFRNIGAIAKGMSVTLRELFQPTIVENYPDGPGPLRGAQFQERYRGVHVLQRDENGLEKCVACFLCAAACPSNCIYIEAAENTAEHRVSGAERYARVYNIDYNRCIFCGYCVEACPTDAITHGHGFEIATFSASNLVYRKEQLLSSMPAHLGANAVFNRAEVEKNPERYKLSDTPAAGKI encoded by the coding sequence ATGGCCGTGTTCAGAAACATCGGAGCGATCGCCAAAGGGATGAGCGTCACCCTGCGCGAGCTGTTCCAGCCCACCATCGTGGAGAATTATCCCGACGGGCCGGGTCCGCTGCGCGGCGCGCAATTCCAGGAGCGCTATCGCGGCGTGCACGTGCTGCAGCGCGACGAGAACGGCCTGGAAAAATGCGTCGCGTGCTTTCTCTGCGCCGCCGCCTGTCCCTCGAACTGCATTTACATCGAGGCCGCCGAGAACACCGCCGAACACCGGGTCAGCGGCGCCGAGCGCTACGCCCGCGTCTACAACATCGATTACAACCGGTGCATCTTCTGCGGATACTGCGTGGAGGCGTGTCCGACGGATGCGATCACGCACGGGCACGGCTTCGAGATTGCCACGTTTAGCGCCAGCAACCTGGTGTACCGCAAGGAGCAACTGCTGTCGTCCATGCCGGCCCACCTCGGGGCCAACGCGGTGTTCAACCGCGCCGAGGTGGAGAAAAATCCGGAGCGTTACAAGCTGAGCGATACGCCGGCGGCGGGCAAGATATAG